Proteins encoded within one genomic window of Alkalidesulfovibrio alkalitolerans DSM 16529:
- the rpoB gene encoding DNA-directed RNA polymerase subunit beta yields the protein MGQLIKTFGKISNSLTIPHLLNLQIDSYLDFLQADVPPTSREDKGLEGVFRSVFPIEDFNRTASLEYVSYEIGEPKYDVPECMAKGLTFEAPIRIKVRLVVFDVDEESGNRTIRDIKEQDIYFGTVPLMTEKGTFIINGTERVIVNQLQRSPGIIFEHDSGKTHSSRKVLYSCRIIPMRGSWLDFDYDHKDILYVRIDRRRKMPATILFKAMGMSSQDILDYFYQTETYRLEKDKVFRAFDKDFYRKENAYTDIVAADGTEIAKVGRPLTKRAWRLMGEHGVTEYEVDPASLFGMFVARDVVDSKTGEVMATAGDEIHEALLENLRMAKIAELSVLHTKGADVSSSMRDTLMLDKTTDLETAQIEIYRRLRPSSPPTPEIAANFFENLFRNPDYYDLSPVGRYKLNTRLGLNHPSDKRVLGNDDILEAIKLLNKLKDSHGPADDIDHLGNRRVRPVGELVENQYRIGLVRMERAIKERMSLQEVATLMPHDLINPKPVAAVLKEFFGTSQLSQFMDQTNPLSEVTHKRRLSALGPGGLTRERAGFEVRDVHTSHYGRICPIETPEGPNIGLIVSLTTYARVNEFGFIETPYRVVKGGQVTDEVHYLDASRESGEIIAQANAPVDEQGRFVNPTVTARLHGDVQMVPAEEITLKDIAPAQIVSISAALIPFLEHDDANRALMGSNMQRQAVPLLRSEMPIVGTGMEGSVAKDSGACILAKDDGVVAYVDADRIIVNYAEGVSPETGGTVNYELQKHHKSNQNSCFGQKPRVQLGQVVKKGDVLADGPGIEDGELALGKNLVVAFMPWCGYNFEDSILISERVVKEDTFTSVHIEEFELVARDTKLGPEEITRDIPNVGEEMLRNLDDSGIIRIGAKVKADDILVGKITPKGETQLTPEEKLLRAIFGDKARDVKNTSLKVPPGIEGTVIDIKVFNRRSGDRDERTKEIEDYELARLDAKEAQHLGALVMATRERIWASSAGKRIGQTLMGQKKGEVVAEANAPLTREILDAVPVKKLAGLFASKEANEEVRLILEDYDRQVRFIKNVYEKKRAKATEGDDLPPGVIKMVKCYIAVKRKLAVGDKMAGRHGNKGVVSNILPIEDMPYFADGTPVDIVLNPLGVPSRMNIGQIMETHLGWAARELGQQLAAMLENGAHMDALRADVKDIYASPEISAVVDAMSDDELREIVKKLKGRGIVCKTPVFDGASEEEIWAWLRRAGLPDDGKTVLYDGRTGDSFHSRVTTGVMYMLKLHHLVDEKIHARSTGPYSLVTQQPLGGKAQFGGQRLGEMEVWALEAYGASHLLQEFLTVKSDDVGGRVKMYEKIVKGDNFLEAGLPESFNVLVKELMSLGLDVNLVPEEQKKTQREGGRERGERRTHFQQESPETVRDEQE from the coding sequence ATGGGCCAACTCATCAAGACTTTCGGCAAGATCAGCAACTCCCTGACCATCCCCCACCTGCTGAACCTCCAGATCGACTCGTATCTGGACTTCCTGCAGGCGGACGTGCCTCCGACCAGTCGAGAGGACAAGGGGCTGGAGGGCGTGTTCCGCTCGGTCTTCCCCATCGAGGACTTCAACCGGACCGCCAGCCTCGAGTACGTAAGCTACGAGATCGGCGAGCCCAAGTACGACGTCCCCGAATGCATGGCCAAGGGGTTGACCTTCGAGGCGCCCATCCGCATCAAGGTCCGCCTCGTGGTCTTCGACGTCGATGAGGAGTCGGGCAACCGCACCATCCGCGACATCAAGGAACAGGACATCTATTTCGGAACCGTGCCGCTCATGACCGAGAAGGGCACGTTCATCATCAACGGCACCGAGCGTGTCATCGTCAACCAGTTGCAGCGCTCGCCCGGCATCATCTTCGAGCACGATTCGGGCAAGACCCACTCGAGCCGCAAGGTGCTGTACTCCTGCCGCATCATTCCCATGCGCGGCTCGTGGCTCGACTTCGACTACGATCACAAGGACATCCTCTACGTGCGCATCGACCGCCGCCGTAAGATGCCTGCCACGATCCTCTTCAAGGCCATGGGAATGTCCAGCCAGGATATCCTCGACTACTTCTACCAGACCGAGACCTATCGCCTGGAGAAGGACAAGGTCTTCCGCGCCTTCGACAAGGATTTCTACCGCAAGGAGAACGCCTACACCGACATCGTCGCTGCCGACGGCACCGAGATCGCCAAGGTGGGCCGCCCGTTGACCAAGCGCGCCTGGAGGCTGATGGGCGAGCACGGCGTGACCGAATACGAGGTCGATCCCGCGAGCCTCTTCGGCATGTTCGTCGCCCGCGACGTGGTCGATTCCAAGACCGGCGAGGTCATGGCCACGGCCGGCGACGAGATCCACGAGGCGCTGCTCGAGAACCTACGCATGGCCAAGATCGCCGAGCTTTCGGTGCTCCACACCAAGGGCGCGGACGTTTCGTCTTCCATGCGCGACACCTTGATGCTCGACAAGACCACGGACCTCGAGACGGCCCAGATCGAGATCTACCGTCGTCTGCGTCCGTCCTCTCCGCCGACCCCCGAGATCGCGGCCAACTTCTTCGAGAACCTGTTCAGGAACCCCGACTACTACGACCTGTCGCCCGTGGGCCGCTACAAGCTGAACACCCGTCTGGGGCTGAACCACCCCTCGGACAAGCGCGTGCTCGGCAACGACGACATCCTCGAGGCCATCAAGCTCCTGAACAAGCTCAAGGACTCCCACGGTCCGGCCGACGACATCGACCACCTGGGCAACCGCCGCGTGCGCCCCGTGGGCGAGCTGGTGGAGAACCAGTACCGCATCGGCCTGGTGCGCATGGAGCGCGCCATCAAGGAGCGCATGAGCCTGCAGGAAGTGGCCACGCTTATGCCCCACGACCTGATCAACCCCAAGCCCGTGGCCGCAGTGCTCAAGGAGTTTTTCGGAACCTCGCAGCTCTCGCAGTTCATGGACCAGACCAACCCGCTCTCCGAGGTGACCCACAAGCGCCGCCTCTCGGCACTTGGGCCCGGCGGCCTGACCCGCGAGCGCGCGGGCTTCGAGGTGCGCGACGTGCACACCTCGCACTACGGCCGCATCTGCCCCATCGAGACGCCCGAAGGTCCGAACATCGGCCTCATCGTCTCGCTGACCACCTACGCGCGGGTCAACGAGTTCGGCTTCATCGAGACCCCTTACCGCGTGGTCAAGGGCGGCCAGGTCACCGACGAGGTGCATTACCTCGACGCCTCGCGCGAGTCGGGCGAGATCATCGCCCAGGCCAACGCGCCCGTGGACGAGCAGGGCCGCTTCGTGAACCCCACGGTCACCGCGCGCCTGCACGGCGACGTGCAGATGGTCCCGGCTGAAGAGATCACCCTGAAGGACATCGCCCCGGCGCAGATAGTCTCCATCTCGGCGGCGCTCATTCCATTCCTTGAACACGACGACGCCAACCGCGCGCTCATGGGCTCCAACATGCAGCGCCAGGCCGTACCGCTCCTGCGCTCCGAGATGCCCATCGTGGGCACCGGCATGGAAGGCAGCGTGGCCAAGGACAGCGGCGCCTGCATCCTGGCCAAGGACGACGGTGTGGTGGCCTACGTGGACGCCGACCGGATCATCGTCAACTACGCGGAAGGCGTGTCGCCCGAGACCGGCGGCACAGTGAACTACGAGTTGCAGAAGCACCACAAGTCGAACCAGAATTCTTGTTTCGGCCAAAAGCCCCGCGTCCAACTCGGCCAAGTGGTCAAGAAGGGCGACGTGCTGGCCGACGGCCCCGGCATCGAGGACGGTGAGCTTGCCCTGGGCAAGAACCTTGTCGTGGCCTTCATGCCCTGGTGCGGCTACAACTTCGAGGACTCGATCCTCATCTCCGAGCGCGTGGTTAAGGAAGACACCTTCACCTCGGTGCACATCGAGGAATTCGAACTGGTCGCCCGCGACACCAAGCTCGGACCCGAAGAGATCACCCGCGACATTCCCAACGTCGGCGAGGAAATGCTGCGCAACCTCGACGATTCGGGCATCATCCGCATCGGCGCCAAGGTCAAGGCCGACGATATCCTGGTGGGCAAGATTACTCCCAAGGGCGAGACGCAGCTCACGCCCGAGGAGAAATTGTTGCGCGCCATCTTTGGCGACAAGGCACGCGATGTGAAGAACACCTCGCTCAAGGTCCCGCCGGGAATCGAGGGCACGGTTATCGACATCAAAGTCTTCAACCGCAGAAGCGGCGACCGCGACGAGCGGACCAAGGAGATCGAGGATTACGAGCTCGCACGTCTCGACGCCAAGGAAGCCCAGCACCTGGGCGCGCTGGTCATGGCCACGCGTGAGCGCATTTGGGCTTCGAGTGCGGGCAAGCGCATCGGGCAGACCCTCATGGGGCAGAAAAAGGGCGAGGTCGTGGCCGAGGCCAACGCTCCCCTGACGCGCGAGATTCTCGACGCCGTGCCGGTCAAGAAGTTGGCCGGACTCTTCGCCTCCAAGGAAGCCAACGAGGAAGTGCGCCTGATCCTCGAAGACTACGACCGTCAGGTCCGGTTCATCAAAAACGTCTATGAGAAGAAGCGCGCCAAGGCCACGGAAGGCGACGACCTGCCCCCGGGCGTCATCAAGATGGTCAAGTGCTATATCGCCGTGAAGCGCAAGCTGGCGGTGGGCGACAAGATGGCCGGTCGTCACGGCAACAAGGGCGTCGTTTCGAACATCCTGCCCATCGAAGACATGCCCTACTTCGCCGACGGCACGCCCGTGGACATCGTGCTGAACCCCCTTGGCGTGCCCTCGCGCATGAACATCGGGCAGATCATGGAGACCCACCTGGGCTGGGCCGCTCGCGAGCTGGGCCAGCAACTCGCCGCCATGCTCGAGAACGGTGCGCACATGGACGCGCTCAGGGCCGACGTCAAGGACATCTACGCCTCTCCGGAGATCAGCGCCGTGGTCGACGCCATGAGTGACGACGAACTGCGCGAGATCGTGAAGAAGCTCAAGGGCCGTGGCATCGTCTGCAAGACTCCGGTCTTTGACGGCGCAAGCGAGGAGGAGATCTGGGCCTGGCTCAGGCGCGCGGGGCTGCCGGACGACGGCAAGACCGTGCTCTACGATGGCCGCACCGGCGACTCCTTCCACAGCCGTGTGACCACCGGCGTGATGTACATGCTGAAGCTCCATCACTTGGTCGACGAAAAGATTCACGCCCGGTCCACCGGCCCCTACAGCCTCGTCACCCAGCAGCCGCTGGGCGGCAAGGCCCAGTTCGGCGGCCAGCGCCTGGGCGAGATGGAAGTCTGGGCGCTTGAAGCCTACGGCGCTTCGCACTTGCTTCAGGAGTTCCTCACGGTCAAGTCCGACGACGTCGGCGGCCGCGTGAAGATGTACGAAAAGATCGTCAAGGGCGATAACTTCCTGGAAGCCGGTCTGCCCGAGTCCTTTAACGTGCTCGTGAAGGAACTCATGAGTCTGGGCCTGGACGTGAACCTGGTACCCGAAGAGCAGAAGAAAACCCAGCGCGAGGGCGGACGGGAGCGGGGAGAGCGGCGCACGCACTTCCAACAGGAAAGCCCCGAGACCGTGCGCGACGAACAGGAATAA
- the rplL gene encoding 50S ribosomal protein L7/L12 → MSVTKEQVVEFIAGMTVLELSELIKELEDKFGVSAAAPMAVAAMPAAAAAAPAEDEKTEFDVVLKGAGANKIAVIKAVRALTGLGLKEAKDKVDGAPQTIKEAVSKQEADEAKKQLEEAGAEVEVK, encoded by the coding sequence ATGTCCGTCACCAAGGAACAAGTTGTTGAGTTTATCGCCGGCATGACCGTGCTGGAGCTGTCCGAGCTGATCAAAGAGCTCGAGGACAAGTTCGGCGTTTCCGCGGCCGCCCCGATGGCCGTGGCCGCCATGCCCGCCGCTGCCGCCGCCGCTCCCGCCGAAGACGAGAAGACCGAGTTCGACGTCGTCCTCAAGGGCGCCGGCGCCAACAAGATCGCCGTGATCAAGGCCGTTCGGGCCCTGACCGGCCTGGGGCTGAAGGAAGCCAAGGACAAGGTCGATGGTGCCCCCCAGACCATCAAGGAAGCCGTGTCCAAGCAGGAAGCCGACGAGGCCAAGAAGCAGCTTGAAGAAGCCGGCGCTGAAGTCGAAGTTAAGTAG
- the rplJ gene encoding 50S ribosomal protein L10, whose translation MNRTEKAKVIEELRGVASPASIAVVTDFKGMTVEQMTELRVKLRSANVNYHVVKNTLARLALADCAHKVLGDKLKENNAIAFGYDDPVAAAKVIADFLRDNPKTKLQLKGASLEGKYLTEEQVKDLAKLPGKTELLAMLLGTMGAVPRNFVCVLAAVPRGLLNVLTALRDQKAESAA comes from the coding sequence GTGAACAGGACAGAAAAGGCGAAGGTCATCGAAGAGCTCAGGGGCGTCGCCAGTCCCGCGAGCATCGCCGTCGTGACCGACTTCAAGGGCATGACGGTGGAGCAGATGACGGAGCTTCGCGTCAAGCTGCGTTCGGCCAACGTGAACTATCACGTTGTCAAGAACACGCTTGCGCGCCTGGCCCTGGCCGACTGCGCTCACAAGGTTCTCGGCGACAAGCTGAAGGAAAACAACGCCATCGCCTTCGGCTACGACGATCCGGTCGCCGCCGCCAAGGTCATCGCCGACTTCCTCCGGGACAACCCCAAGACCAAGCTGCAGCTCAAGGGCGCCAGCCTGGAGGGGAAGTACCTGACGGAAGAGCAGGTGAAGGATCTGGCCAAGCTGCCCGGAAAGACGGAACTGCTCGCCATGCTGCTCGGCACCATGGGCGCCGTGCCGCGGAACTTCGTGTGCGTGCTGGCCGCCGTCCCCCGCGGGCTGCTCAACGTCCTTACGGCCCTTCGGGACCAAAAGGCCGAATCCGCAGCCTAA
- the rplA gene encoding 50S ribosomal protein L1, translating to MPKHGKKFRNAVESVDLASKYPIEEAVKLAIEKAFAKFDENVDVAINLGVDPKYSDQMVRGACTLPNGLGKTVRVAVFCKGEKQAEAKAAGADIVGAEDLVEKIQGGFMDFDKAIATPDMMAQVGKIGRVLGPRGLMPNAKTGTVTFDVATAVNEVKAGKVEFKVDKAGVLHAPLGKVSFGPEKILQNLKAVVDTVIRLKPSGAKGTYLKACAVSTTMGPGFKVDPLSVRKFAEG from the coding sequence ATGCCGAAGCACGGAAAGAAATTCAGGAACGCCGTCGAAAGCGTCGATCTCGCCTCCAAGTATCCTATCGAGGAGGCCGTGAAACTCGCCATCGAAAAGGCTTTCGCCAAGTTCGACGAGAACGTGGACGTCGCCATCAACCTGGGCGTCGATCCCAAGTATTCCGACCAGATGGTGCGCGGCGCGTGCACCCTGCCCAACGGGTTGGGCAAGACCGTCCGCGTGGCCGTCTTCTGTAAGGGCGAGAAGCAGGCCGAGGCCAAGGCCGCCGGGGCCGACATCGTCGGTGCCGAGGATCTGGTCGAAAAGATCCAAGGCGGCTTCATGGACTTCGACAAGGCCATCGCCACGCCCGACATGATGGCCCAGGTGGGCAAGATCGGCCGCGTGCTCGGTCCCCGTGGGCTCATGCCCAACGCCAAGACCGGCACCGTGACCTTCGACGTGGCCACGGCCGTAAACGAAGTCAAGGCGGGCAAGGTGGAGTTCAAGGTAGACAAGGCCGGCGTGCTGCACGCCCCCCTTGGCAAGGTCTCCTTCGGCCCTGAGAAGATCCTGCAGAACCTCAAGGCCGTGGTGGACACCGTGATCCGCCTCAAGCCTTCGGGCGCCAAGGGCACGTATCTCAAGGCCTGCGCCGTGAGCACCACCATGGGGCCCGGTTTCAAGGTCGATCCCCTTTCCGTGCGCAAGTTCGCGGAAGGGTAG
- the rplK gene encoding 50S ribosomal protein L11: MAKKVTGKIKLQIPAGAANPSPPVGPALGQHGVNIMEFCKAFNAKTQEQKGMIIPVIITVYADRSFTFITKTPPASTLLVKAAGLEKGSGEPNRNKVGSVTMAQVEEIAKLKMPDLSANTLEAAVSNIVGTARSMGIEVK; the protein is encoded by the coding sequence ATGGCCAAGAAAGTTACCGGCAAAATCAAGCTGCAGATTCCGGCTGGCGCCGCCAACCCCTCGCCGCCCGTCGGCCCCGCCCTGGGCCAGCACGGCGTGAATATCATGGAATTCTGCAAGGCGTTCAACGCCAAGACCCAAGAGCAAAAGGGGATGATCATTCCGGTGATCATCACGGTCTACGCCGACCGTTCCTTCACCTTCATCACCAAGACTCCGCCCGCGAGCACGCTGCTCGTCAAGGCGGCCGGTCTGGAGAAGGGGTCGGGCGAGCCCAACCGTAACAAGGTCGGCTCCGTGACCATGGCCCAGGTCGAGGAAATCGCCAAGCTGAAGATGCCCGACCTTTCCGCCAACACCCTTGAAGCCGCGGTCAGCAATATCGTCGGCACTGCCCGCAGCATGGGCATTGAAGTGAAGTAG
- the nusG gene encoding transcription termination/antitermination protein NusG, with translation MSDTQEAQAPKARWYIVHTYSGFEQRVEQTIKEMIRTGQARGLIEEVVMPTERVIELVKGEKKTSTRKFYPGYVMVKMVLTDYSWHLVQEIPRVTGFVGGKNRPTPMRDSEAQKILDMMEQRQEQPRPKFHFERGDEVRVIDGPFSGFNGVVEEVNYDKGKLRVAVSIFGRQTPVELDFVQVSKG, from the coding sequence ATGTCGGACACTCAAGAAGCGCAAGCGCCCAAGGCGCGCTGGTACATCGTCCACACCTATTCGGGCTTTGAGCAGCGCGTGGAGCAGACCATCAAGGAGATGATCCGCACCGGACAGGCGCGCGGCCTCATCGAAGAGGTCGTGATGCCCACCGAGCGCGTCATCGAGTTGGTCAAGGGCGAGAAGAAGACCTCCACGAGGAAGTTCTATCCCGGCTACGTGATGGTCAAGATGGTGCTGACCGACTACTCCTGGCATCTGGTGCAGGAGATTCCGCGCGTCACCGGCTTCGTGGGTGGCAAAAACAGGCCCACGCCGATGCGCGACTCCGAGGCCCAGAAGATTCTGGACATGATGGAGCAGCGTCAGGAGCAGCCCAGGCCCAAGTTCCACTTTGAGCGGGGAGACGAGGTCCGGGTCATTGACGGCCCGTTCAGCGGCTTCAACGGAGTGGTCGAGGAAGTCAACTACGACAAGGGCAAGCTCCGTGTCGCGGTATCCATTTTCGGCCGCCAGACGCCGGTCGAATTGGATTTCGTCCAGGTCAGCAAGGGCTAG